A genomic segment from Flavobacterium sp. 9R encodes:
- a CDS encoding peptidogalycan biosysnthesis protein produces the protein MNTSLSFTIYQSANELPENWNTIANSTIFLQREYFEILEQSCPENMRCFFIGVFQNNQLVGVALSQFLDLNKLESFGERDKCLKTIIRNFAFKRFSSHVLFLGNCMLTGENAYTFLDFIPFDEQIKVLFEARNSIERMLKKEEIQIHLRTSKDFSKAEKDKINQTPFGSVFQFTTQPNMIFSIPEHWNNEQDYIDALSKKYRDQYKRARKKAEGIIKRKLALDEIEQNEALIYELYHHVAKNAPFNSFFLSQNHFSNLKKIWKDHFLFYGYFLNEKLIGFNTLIKNGDTMDTYFLGYDETIQREKMLYLNMLYDMIAYSIKKEFKTIIFARTALEIKSSVGAKPETMYGLMEHKNPIINYFLPRFFHYLEPKTIWQERNPFK, from the coding sequence TTGAATACATCTCTCTCATTTACAATTTATCAATCAGCAAATGAACTTCCTGAAAATTGGAATACAATTGCCAACTCTACTATTTTTTTACAAAGAGAATACTTTGAAATACTTGAACAATCGTGTCCTGAGAATATGCGATGTTTTTTCATAGGTGTGTTTCAAAATAACCAATTAGTGGGTGTTGCCTTAAGTCAGTTTTTAGATTTAAACAAATTAGAATCGTTTGGAGAACGCGATAAATGTTTAAAAACAATTATTAGAAATTTTGCTTTTAAACGTTTTTCTTCCCACGTTTTATTTCTTGGCAACTGTATGTTAACTGGTGAAAATGCTTATACTTTTTTGGACTTTATCCCTTTCGATGAACAAATAAAAGTGCTTTTTGAGGCCCGAAATAGCATCGAAAGAATGTTAAAAAAGGAAGAAATTCAAATTCATTTAAGAACCAGTAAAGATTTCTCTAAAGCCGAAAAAGACAAAATCAATCAAACGCCATTTGGATCTGTTTTTCAATTCACTACGCAACCCAATATGATTTTCTCAATTCCTGAACATTGGAACAACGAACAAGATTATATAGACGCTTTATCCAAGAAATATAGAGACCAATATAAAAGAGCTAGAAAAAAAGCCGAAGGCATAATTAAACGAAAATTAGCTCTGGATGAAATAGAACAAAATGAGGCATTGATTTATGAACTCTATCATCACGTTGCCAAAAATGCTCCATTTAACTCTTTTTTTCTATCTCAGAATCATTTCAGTAACTTAAAAAAAATATGGAAAGACCATTTCTTATTTTATGGTTACTTTCTGAATGAAAAATTAATTGGCTTCAATACATTAATCAAAAATGGCGACACTATGGACACCTATTTTTTAGGTTATGATGAGACCATTCAACGAGAAAAAATGTTGTATTTGAACATGCTTTATGATATGATTGCTTATTCAATAAAAAAAGAATTCAAAACCATAATTTTTGCCAGAACAGCATTAGAAATCAAAAGTTCTGTTGGAGCGAAACCAGAAACTATGTATGGATTAATGGAGCATAAAAACCCAATAATTAATTATTTTTTACCCCGCTTCTTTCATTATCTTGAACCAAAAACAATTTGGCAAGAACGAAATCCATTTAAATAA